The Triticum aestivum cultivar Chinese Spring chromosome 3A, IWGSC CS RefSeq v2.1, whole genome shotgun sequence genome includes a region encoding these proteins:
- the LOC123057932 gene encoding uncharacterized protein, producing the protein MAQPPPWKAMYLPVTSDAIRSAAAFKRSVAAARRDLASPLVLDTRDAEGRYTLLESALTHIDHASGSLSAFIINTVVAERLTLHGCGAVPSEPVARIGDLRDGHGRHDEWLALVRLQAAREHAEDALRRVEGAYTLLGSVRFMLHSQNPDAPGRRQAMEGQLHALDLQPVVVGVASMSALASLATEPPIRYRIQ; encoded by the coding sequence atggcgCAGCCGCCGCCATGGAAGGCGATGTACCTGCCTGTGACGAGCGACGCGATCCGATCCGCCGCCGCCTTCAAGCGAAGCGTCGCCGCCGCGCGTCGCGATCTGGCGTCCCCGCTGGTGCTGGACACCCGCGACGCCGAGGGGCGGTACACCTTGCTGGAGTCCGCGCTGACCCACATCGACCACGCATCCGGCTCCCTCTCCGCTTTCATCATCAACACGGTGGTGGCCGAGCGCCTGACGCTCCACGGCTGCGGCGCCGTCCCATCGGAGCCGGTGGCCCGCATCGGCGACCTCCGCGACGGCCACGGGcgccacgacgagtggcttgctctCGTCAGGCTCCAGGCCGCCAGGGAGCACGCCGAGGACGCGCTCCGCCGAGTGGAGGGGGCCTACACCCTCCTGGGCTCCGTCCGGTTCATGCTTCACAGCCAGAACCCCGACGCTCCAGGGCGCCGGCAAGCCATGGAAGGGCAGCTCCACGCCCTCGATCTCCAGCCCGTCGTGGTCGGCGTGGCGAGCATGTCCGCGCTGGCCTCCTTGGCCACCGAGCCCCCCATCCGCTACCGCATCCAGTGA
- the LOC123057933 gene encoding uncharacterized protein produces the protein MAEWRNMAAGAAGGSFTYINETTAIAGSIIVARLQYGLAAEDCRGFGPGVHPPPNAGQGASAGGPIIDLAIARVKRVRRLHAVLGNVFSLCVARIGLQGNALGRWNSWQLQHADAARRAETALQRLLSARSHGHAAFSVFQVMLRPPSPPAVAHAWAPAAEQLLLRAIDDLAAAEAALGQMRPAIVAQYIHAWVLLHG, from the coding sequence ATGGCGGAGTGGAGGAAcatggcggcgggggcggcgggtggCAGCTTCACCTACATCAACGAGACGACCGCGATTGCGGGGTCCATCATTGTCGCCCGCCTGCAGTACGGCCTGGCCGCCGAGGACTGCCGCGGATTCGGCCCGGGCGTGCACCCGCCGCCCAACGCCGGCCAGGGCGCTTCAGCAGGCGGCCCCATCATCGACCTCGCCATCGCCCGGGTCAAGCGCGTCCGCAGGCTCCACGCCGTCCTGGGCAACGTCTTCTCCCTCTGCGTCGCGCGCATCGGGCTCCAGGGCAACGCGCTGGGGCGGTGGAACAGCTGGCAACTCCAAcacgccgacgccgcccgccgcgcggAGACGGCGCTGCAGCGCCTGCTCTCCGCGAGGTCGCACGGCCATGCGGCCTTCAGCGTCTTCCAGGTCATGCtcaggccgccgtcgccgccagcaGTCGCCCACGCCTGGGCGCCCGCGGCCGAGCAGCTCCTGCTCCGCGCGATCGACGATCTGGCTGCGGCGGAGGCCGCGCTGGGGCAGATGCGCCCGGCCATCGTCGCCCAGTACATCCACGCCTGGGTGCTTCTGCACGGCTGA